The genomic segment TAGAACAGTAGTCAGTGCGGTACCTACCTACTGACTACTGTCTACTGTCTACTGTCTACTTCTTCAAGCGGCTTTTTCTTCGGTGAACACCTTCTGGCGTTCGATTAACTCTTGCAGCTTCATGACAGCGTAAATCAGCCCTTCGGGGCGCGGCGGGCAGCCGGGCACAAAAATATCAACCGGCACGACCTTGTCTACGCCCTGCACAATGGCGTAGTTGTTGAACACGCCGCCCGCCGAAGCACAAACGCCCATCGAGATGACCCATTTCGGTTCGGGCATCTGATCGTAGATGCGGCGCAGCACTGGGGCCATCTTGATCGAAACGCGTCCGGCCACAATCATCACATCGGCTTGGCGCGGGCTGGCGCGAAAGACTTCGGCGCCAAAGCGGGCTACGTCATTGCGGGCGTCGGTCATCGCCATCATTTCGATGGCACAACAGGCCAAGCCAAACGTGGCCGGCCAGAGCGAAGATTTGCGCGCCCAATTGACCAGCGAATCCAACTGCGTCGTTAAAACATCCGGTAAGACATCGCCGAGTTTCGTTTCAAGACCCATAAAAAAAACCTTCCAACCAATGCGGTACCGCGCGCGTGAGCAAGCGGTTGCGTGGCGTGTGGCCGGCCGCTTGCTCACGCGCGCGGTACCGTTACCCACTCGCCGATTTAACTGCGGTTCCACTCGAACAGGCCTTTTTTCCAAACGTAGATGTAGCCCACCAGCAAGACCGCAATAAATAGAATCATTTCTGTGAAAGCGAAGGTGCGCCCAAAGTGCCAATCCGTAATCATCCGCCGGAAGGTCGCCGCCCAGGGCACCAGAAAGATGGCTTCGATGTCGAACAGTATGAAGAGCATGGCGACGAGGTAAAACTTGACCGAAAAGCGCTGATGCGCCGAACCGACCGGATCCATGCCGCATTCATACGGAATCAATTTCTCGCGGGTATCTATGCGCTTGCCGACAAAATGCGACAGCGCGATATTCGTGACGGCAAAACCGAGCACGAAGATGAAGATCATCAGGATCGGAAAATACTCTCTCATCAGTCCACCTTAACGATTACAGACCCGGCTCTTCTCGCTTACGCCTCTTACACAAGCCATTGTATAGACTGTGTCAGCGCATTCAAGATATTCATATTGCGGGTGCTACGGGATGAAGCGTGTTACTAGGAAACGCATCTTAGTACACCGTCCGCGCGACTGGCAAGCAGCCCAGGCAAAATCATTCACAAGCGAATTCCTATGCGCCGA from the Acidobacteriota bacterium genome contains:
- a CDS encoding NADH-quinone oxidoreductase subunit A; this translates as MMREYFPILMIFIFVLGFAVTNIALSHFVGKRIDTREKLIPYECGMDPVGSAHQRFSVKFYLVAMLFILFDIEAIFLVPWAATFRRMITDWHFGRTFAFTEMILFIAVLLVGYIYVWKKGLFEWNRS
- the nuoB gene encoding NADH-quinone oxidoreductase subunit NuoB; this translates as MGLETKLGDVLPDVLTTQLDSLVNWARKSSLWPATFGLACCAIEMMAMTDARNDVARFGAEVFRASPRQADVMIVAGRVSIKMAPVLRRIYDQMPEPKWVISMGVCASAGGVFNNYAIVQGVDKVVPVDIFVPGCPPRPEGLIYAVMKLQELIERQKVFTEEKAA